One region of Fragaria vesca subsp. vesca linkage group LG4, FraVesHawaii_1.0, whole genome shotgun sequence genomic DNA includes:
- the LOC101309051 gene encoding aluminum-activated malate transporter 9-like: protein MEKSLLVSFKEDEYERESSTYVCCFSFLGQKVMKFREDILDFALKAWEMGRSDPRKVIFAIKMGLALSIVSSLIFWKESFHNIDIGQYSIWAILTVIVMFEFSIGGTFIKGFNRGLGTLVAGILAFCFAEVSLLAGNLEEVVIVISVFIVGFFASYLKLYPTMKPYEYGFRVFVLTYCILMVAGNRTREYNGAVTTRLVLIAVGAAVCLFVNICICPIWSGEDLHNLVVKNFKEVATSLEGCVDGYLKFVEYERTPSKILTYQASDDSMYKGYKSVMESKSQEETLLGFAIWEPPHGRYRMLNYPWKNYVKVSSALRHCAFMVMALHGCLLSEIQAPAEKRLVFCTELRRVGAEGAKVLRELGKKIEKMEKSGPGDILKDVHEAAEKLQKSIDRRSYILVNSESWEIGRRPREQEGAENVSDYKDSDDMKLGLKSLSETVLDLRSVSAAWTPSATQGASSQCVFRNQPAWPFGVGKEDTTYESASALSLATFVSLLIEFVARLQNVVDSFEELGEKAKFTS, encoded by the exons ATGGAGAAGTCGCTTTTGGTTAGCTTCAAAGAGGACGAGTATGAAAGAGAGAGCAGCACATATGTATGCTGTTTCAGTTTCTTGGGCCAAAAGGTAATGAAGTTTAGGGAAGATATACTTGATTTTGCTCTCAAAGCTTGGGAAATGGGTCGTTCTGATCCCAGAAAAGTCATATTTGCTATAAAAATGGGACTGGCATTGTCCATTGTTTCTTCGCTCATATTCTGGAAAGAATCATTCCACAATATCGATATTGGTCAGTACTCAATCTGGGCTATCCTCACCGTCATTGTCATGTTCGAATTCAGCATAG GAGGGACTTTCATTAAAGGATTTAATCGAGGGTTAGGAACCTTGGTTGCTGGAATCCTTGCTTTCTGCTTCGCCGAAGTATCTCTGCTGGCTGGAAATTTGGAGGAAGTTGTAATTGTCATAAGCGTTTTTATAGTTG GATTTTTTGCATCTTACTTGAAGCTGTATCCAACAATGAAACCCTATGAATATGGATTTCGAGTTTTCGTCTTGACATATTGCATTCTTATGGTGGCTGGGAATAGAACAAGGGAGTATAACGGGGCTGTTACGACTCGTTTGGTGCTTATTGCTGTGGGTGCTGCTGTGTGTTTGTTTGTTAACATCTGTATATGCCCAATATGGTCAGGAGAGGATCTGCATAACTTGGTGGTCAAAAATTTCAAGGAAGTTGCTACTTCATTAGAAG GGTGTGTCGATGGCTACCTGAAATTCGTCGAATATGAGAGGACTCCATCGAAAATTCTCACATACCAAGCCTCAGATGATTCAATGTACAAGGGCTATAAATCAGTGATGGAGTCTAAAAGCCAAGAAGAAACTCTG TTGGGGTTTGCAATCTGGGAACCACCTCATGGCCGATATAGAATGTTGAATTATCCTTGGAAAAACTATGTCAAAGTGAGCAGTGCACTGAGGCATTGTGCATTCATGGTCATGGCACTCCATGGATGCCTTCTTTCTGAAATACAG GCCCCAGCCGAAAAGAGACTGGTCTTTTGTACGGAGCTCCGGCGGGTCGGAGCAGAAGGTGCAAAAGTTTTGAGAGAGCTTGGGAAAAAGATAGAGAAGATGGAAAAGTCAGGCCCCGGAGACATACTGAAAGATGTTCATGAGGCAGCAGAGAAGTTACAGAAGAGTATAGACCGTAGATCATACATACTGGTCAATTCAGAGAGTTGGGAAATCGGAAGACGACCTAGAGAACAAGAAGGTGCTGAAAATGTTTCGGATTACAAGGACAGTGATGATATGAAATTGGGACTCAAGTCCTTGAGTGAAACTGTGCTTGACCTGAGGTCTGTTTCTGCTGCATGGACACCTTCTGCAACACAAGGTGCTTCCTCACAATGCGTGTTTAGGAATCAACCAGCTTGGCCATTCGGAGTCGGCAAGGAAGACACAACATATGAAAGTGCAAGCGCCTTGTCCTTGGCTACATTTGTGTCGCTCCTAATCGAATTCGTTGCCAGGCTTCAAAATGTGGTCGATTCATTTGAAGAACTTGGTGAGAAAGCAAAGTTTACGAGTTAG
- the LOC101301383 gene encoding KRR1 small subunit processome component homolog — MENDENGAVQRKLKVKGKHDKPKPWDDDPNIDRWKIEKFDPSWNEGGMLDVTTFSTLFPRYREKYLQDAWPAVKSALKEYGISCELNLVEGSMTVSTTRKTRDPYIIVKARDLIKLLSRSVPAPQAIKVLNDEMQCDIIKISNLVRSKEKFIKRRQRLIGPNSSTLKALEILTGCYILIQGNTVASMGSFKGLKTVRRIVEDCIENKMHPIFHIKILMVRKELEKDPTLAQENWDRFLPKFKKKNVNQPKPKKSKKKKPEYTPIPPPQPPSKVDIQLATGEYFLSDKVKSEKKWKEQQERQAGKTAENKRKREAAFVPPEEPVVQHNKSDDGTKDVAALATCLKKKAKEYGNKKLIENVNPEAYLAESGEPSKKKSKKSKGSES; from the exons ATGGAGAACGACGAAAACGGCGCCGTTCAGAGGAAGCTGAAGGTGAAGGGCAAGCACGACAAGCCCAAGCCTTGGGACGACGACCCGAACATCGACCGCTGGAAGATTGAGAAGTTTGACCCTTCCTGGAACGAAGGCGGCATGCTTGACGTCACCACTTTCTCTACCCTATTCCCTCGCTACAGAG AGAAGTATTTGCAAGACGCGTGGCCGGCGGTGAAATCTGCTTTAAAAGAGTACGGCATTTCTTGCGAATTGAATCTG GTTGAGGGTTCGATGACGGTGTCTACGACCAGGAAGACTAGAGACCCCTATATTATCGTCAAAGCTAGGGATCTTATTAAACTATTATCCAGAAGTGTTCCTGCTCCTCAG GCAATAAAAGTGCTGAATGATGAAATGCAATGTGACATCATCAAGATTAGCAACTTGGTCAGAAGTAAG GAAAAATTTATAAAACGAAGGCAACGTCTTATTGGCCCCAATTCCTCCACTTTAAAG GCCCTGGAAATACTGACAGGCTGTTATATTCTGATACAA GGAAACACTGTTGCTTCAATGGGTTCATTTAAAGGATTAAAGACAGTTAGGAGGATTGTGGAAGACTGCATTGAGAATAAAATGCATCCGATATTTCATATCAAG ATTCTCATGGTAAGGAAAGAACTGGAAAAGGATCCAACTCTAGCGCAGGAGAACTGGGACAGATTTCTTCCGAAATTTAAGAA GAAAAATGTTAATCAACCCAAACCTAAGAAGAGTAAGAAGAAGAAACCAGAATATACACCCATACCACCTCCTCAACCACCTAGCAAG GTTGACATACAATTGGCAACTGGAGAATACTTTTTGAGTGACAAAGTGAAATCGGAAAAGAAGTGGAAAGAGCAGCAGGAGAGACAAGCTGGAAAAACAGCAGAAAACAAGCGAAAAAGAGAAGCTGCTTTTGTTCCTCCAGAG GAGCCTGTGGTACAGCATAACAAATCAGATGACGGTACCAAAGATGTCGCCGCCCTGGCCACGTGTCTGAAG AAAAAGGCAAAAGAGTATGGAAACAAAAAGTTGATTGAAAACGTAAATCCAGAAGCTTATCTTGCAGAGTCTGGAGAACCTTCAAAAAAGAAATCCAAGAAATCCAAGGGCTCAGAGTCTTAG